The Neomonachus schauinslandi chromosome 4, ASM220157v2, whole genome shotgun sequence genome includes a region encoding these proteins:
- the DMRTA2 gene encoding doublesex- and mab-3-related transcription factor A2, translating to MELRSELPSVPGAATAAATATGPPVASVASVAAAAAAAASLPVSVAGGLLRAPPLLLRAAEKYPRTPKCARCRNHGVVSALKGHKRYCRWKDCLCAKCTLIAERQRVMAAQVALRRQQAQEENEARELQLLYGTAEGLALAAANGIIPPRPAYEVFGSVCAADGGGPGAGAPAGTGGGAAGAGSSEAKLQKFDLFPKTLLQTGHPGSPQPPPGKPLSPDGADSGPGTSSPEVRPGSGSENGDGESFSGSPLTRASKEAGGSCPGSAGPGGGGEEDSPGSASPLGSESGSEADKEEAEAAPAPGLGGGPGPRQRTPLDILTRVFPGHRRGVLELVLQGCGGDVVQAIEQVLNHHRGGLAAGLGPAVPPDKAAVGTVAAADDAWPGRVDAAAAGGPGLPAPLQAGPAAPPHHRPLLAGAMAPGALGSLSSRSAFSPLQPNASHFGADAGAYPLGAPLGLSPLRLAYSAAAAHSRGLAFMAPYSTAGLVPTLGFRPPMDYAFSDLMRDRSAAAAAVHKEPTYGGGLYGPMVNGAPEKQ from the exons ATGGAGCTGCGCTCCGAGCTGCCTAGCGTGCCCGGCGCAGCAACGGCGGCGGCAACAGCGACAGGGCCGCCCGTGGCGTCTGTGGCGTCGgtggcagcggcggcggcggcggccgcgtcGCTACCGGTGAGCGTGGCGGGCGGCTTGCTAAGAGCGCCGCCGCTGTTGTTGCGGGCGGCGGAGAAGTACCCGCGGACCCCCAAGTGCGCGCGCTGCCGCAACCACGGCGTGGTGTCGGCGCTCAAGGGCCACAAACGCTACTGCCGCTGGAAGGACTGCCTGTGCGCCAAGTGCACGCTCATCGCCGAGCGCCAGCGCGTCATGGCGGCGCAGGTGGCGCTGCGCCGGCAACAGGCGCAGGAGGAGAACGAGGCGCGCGAGCTACAGCTGCTCTACGGCACCGCCGAGGGCCTGGCGCTCGCCGCCGCCAATGGCATTATCCCGCCGCGACCTGCCTACGAGGTCTTCGGCTCCGTGTGCGCCGCCGACGGCGGGGGGCCGGGAGCGGGAGCGCCCGCGGGGACCGGAGGCGGCGCAGCGGGCGCGGGGAGCTCAG AGGCCAAGTTACAGAAGTTTGACCTGTTCCCCAAGACGCTGCTTCAGACCGGCCACCCCGGCAGCCCGCAGCCGCCACCGGGGAAGCCCTTATCACCCGACGGCGCGGACTCGGGGCCCGGGACATCTTCTCCGGAGGTGCGGCCGGGCTCGGGCTCGGAGAACGGCGACGGCGAGTCCTTCTCGGGGTCGCCCCTGACCCGGGCCTCCAAGGAGGCAGGTGGGAGCTGCCCGGGCAGTGCAGGCCCGGGAGGCGGTGGCGAGGAGGACAGCCCGGGCTCCGCCAGCCCTTTGGGCTCCGAATCCGGTTCTGAGGCCGACAAAGAAGAGGCAGAGGCCGCTCCCGCTCCAGGGCTGGGCGGGGGCCCGGGTCCACGGCAGCGGACGCCGCTGGACATCTTGACGCGCGTCTTCCCGGGCCACCGGCGAGGCGTCCTGGAGCTGGTGTTGCAGGGTTGCGGCGGCGACGTGGTGCAGGCCATCGAGCAGGTGCTGAACCACCACCGCGGGGGCTTGGCAGCCGGCCTCGGTCCCGCCGTGCCCCCTGATAAGGCTGCAGTGGGTACAGTAGCAGCTGCGGACGACGCGTGGCCGGGCCGCGTCGACGCCGCCGCTGCCGGGGGGCCGGGGCTGCCTGCGCCGCTGCAGGCAGGCCCCGCCGCTCCTCCGCACCACAGACCTTTGCTGGCCGGCGCCATGGCGCCTGGGGCGCTGGGCTCGCTGAGCAGCCGCTCGGCATTCTCACCACTGCAGCCCAACGCCAGTCACTTCGGCGCCGACGCAGGCGCCTACCCGCTGGGTGCGCCGCTCGGCCTCAGCCCCCTGCGCCTGGCCTATTCGGCGGCAGCGGCGCACAGCCGTGGCCTGGCCTTCATGGCTCCCTACTCGACCGCCGGCCTGGTGCCCACACTCGGCTTCCGCCCGCCCATGGACTACGCCTTCAGCGACCTCATGCGCGACCGCTCGGCCGCCGCCGCTGCGGTGCACAAGGAGCCCACCTACGGCGGTGGCCTGTACGGGCCTATGGTCAACGGCGCCCCTGAGAAGCAGTAG